The Zingiber officinale cultivar Zhangliang chromosome 9A, Zo_v1.1, whole genome shotgun sequence genome window below encodes:
- the LOC122019286 gene encoding putative protein TPRXL yields the protein MRPGLLIPSTSIISSPSTPTSETAVIPSGSSASLALALPPMAYRPRAKRTPCRRSSPSVNPSAISAPTIATAPPTLLPSIPSSSSPVSLVSAIPFPSITSSSSSPPASSVPRPLFR from the coding sequence atgagacccggtctacttatcccttctaCTTCTATTATTTCATCTCCCTCTACTCCTACTTCTGAGACGGCCGTTATCCCTTCTGGGTCCTCTGCATCTTTGGCCTTGGCCTTGCCTCCCATGGCTTATAGACCTCGAGCAAAACGGACGCCGTGCCGGAGATCCTCTCCAAGTGTCAATCCTTCAGCCATTAGTGCTCCCACAATTGCAACAGCACCTCCTACACTattaccttctattccatctagttcttcccCTGTTTCTCTTGTTTCTGCTATCCCTTTCCCTTCTATTACgtcctcttcttcttcgcctccaGCTTCTTCCGTTCCCAGGCCTTTATTTAGATAG